One part of the Olleya sp. YS genome encodes these proteins:
- a CDS encoding lmo0937 family membrane protein, translating into MKGILWLVAVICIVLWVLGFFNIIEGIGTSKLIHVLLVIAVIVILYNIISGRKPL; encoded by the coding sequence ATGAAAGGTATTCTTTGGCTAGTCGCTGTAATTTGTATCGTTTTATGGGTTCTTGGGTTCTTCAATATTATCGAAGGTATCGGAACTAGTAAACTTATTCACGTACTATTGGTAATTGCAGTTATTGTAATTTTATACAATATTATATCTGGTAGAAAACCACTCTAG
- a CDS encoding TIGR00730 family Rossman fold protein, translating to MRKEQHPKGWNEKKTNDSWAIFKIMGEFVNGFEKMSAIGPSVSIFGSARTKPDHKYYKLAVDVAEKIVESGYGVITGGGPGIMEAGNKGAHLAGGTSVGLNIDLPFEQHDNPYIDSDKSLDFDYFFVRKVMFVKYSQGFVVMPGGFGTLDELFEAITLIQTNKIEKFPIILVGTDFWEGLMEWVKTTLLDSFANISAGDLDLIHLVDTADEVVDILDSFYKDYGLSPNF from the coding sequence ATGAGAAAAGAACAACATCCAAAAGGTTGGAATGAGAAAAAAACAAACGATTCTTGGGCGATTTTTAAAATCATGGGAGAGTTTGTGAATGGCTTTGAAAAAATGAGTGCAATTGGACCTTCAGTTTCCATATTTGGATCTGCGCGTACAAAACCTGACCATAAATACTATAAGCTTGCAGTTGATGTTGCAGAAAAAATTGTAGAATCTGGTTACGGAGTTATTACAGGTGGTGGACCAGGAATTATGGAAGCTGGTAATAAAGGTGCACATTTAGCAGGTGGAACATCTGTTGGATTAAACATAGATTTACCTTTTGAACAACACGACAATCCATATATAGACTCTGATAAAAGTTTAGATTTTGACTACTTTTTTGTTAGAAAAGTGATGTTCGTTAAATATTCACAAGGATTTGTTGTAATGCCTGGAGGTTTTGGAACACTAGATGAATTATTTGAAGCCATCACATTAATTCAAACTAATAAAATAGAAAAATTTCCAATTATTTTAGTCGGTACGGACTTCTGGGAAGGCTTAATGGAATGGGTTAAAACAACACTTTTAGATAGTTTTGCAAATATTAGTGCAGGTGATTTAGACCTTATTCATTTAGTAGATACAGCAGATGAAGTCGTAGATATTTTAGACAGTTTCTACAAAGACTATGGATTAAGTCCAAACTTCTAA